In the genome of Enterococcus sp. DIV2402, the window CGACTTTCATTTGATACGTCATTTGGAAGGGCAACAGTTGCGCCATCTTTTAATTCTGACACATCTTTAATTTTATTTGAGAAAATACCTAATGGATTCAACGTGGTATAAGCGATAGTTGTATTGTGGAACCCGCCTTCTTTGTTGACGTTATCCATGTAGATTTCAGTTAATGATGAATGTAAATCAATTGACCCATCTTCTAAAGCCGTAATTGGGCCACGATAATCAGTAAATTTTACGATTTCTAAATCAATATTTTCTTTATCTTTTAATTCTTTTTGAACGTGTTCCCACGCTTCATTATTTTCTCCAACAACTCCTAGACGAACAACTTCTGCTTTCGCCTCACTTGAAGAATCTGTCTCCGTTGTATTTCCTGAACCACATGCGCCTAATAATGTTAGGGCACCGACCGTTAAAATACCTGTAACCACTTTGTTCCAACCTTTTTTCATTGCCATTCTCCTTTTGTTTTTTTCCGTTTTGATTTTGCTTCTGAAAAATAAAAAGCGCCCTTCATCAACACAAAGATGCTGATAAAAGGACGAAATTTCGAGGTACCACCTTTTTCAGAAGTAAAACTTCCCTGTCTCTTTTTTACAAGAAACGTTCAAGGTAACAATTGAACAAGTCGAAATTGCCTATTATCGACAATTTTCCTCAGAGAATCTGTTCTACTTGAAAGCAATGAATACTTACAAGATGACACAGCTCTTCAACGGATAGATATATAAGTTTTCTTGTACTTTACAGTATCCGTAAACCAGTGTCAATATTTAAAACCAAATCATTTAATTAGTGAAATTTCATTCAATGGCCAATAACGCATGAAAACTTCCCCTTGAACCATCGACTCATCGACAAAGCCAAATATCCGACTATCTTTCGAGATTAAACGATTGTCTCCAAGAACAAAATATTTTCCTTCCGGTACATTATATGAAAAATCATTTGTGAACGTTAATGCTCGTTCAGCAGTTTGTTGAAAACTCGTGTTATAACCATATTCTGTTTGTAATTTATTGTCTGCAAATTTTTCTTTGTATTCTGTTAAGTACGTTTCCTCAACTTTTTCACCATTTACGGTAAGCACATCATTTTTCATTTGAACGTTATCACCAGGCATACCAATTACACGTTTGACAGCTAATTTTTCTAAATCATCTGGTTCTTGGGTGGTGATGATATCAAAGCGTTCAATTTTAGAAAGCTGGAATGTAAATAATTTTTGTCCGTCTGCTAAAGTAGGGTCCATTGAATGTCCTTTCACTGACACAGGTGTCACTACAAATAGACGTAATATTAATAATAGTACGACGAAAAAAATAAACGTCCCCCAATTTTTCATAAATTCTTTCAAAGGTTATGCTCCCCTACTAGTTATTTCGATTCTTTGTTTATTATAACATAGCTTCTTATTGTTAGCGAAAATTGATGTCCTCTCTTATCGATAATGATTGTTTTTACTACGGTTCTATGGTATATTCTCTGAATATTTGCCATTTTTGGCTACACTTTTGTTATACTAGTGAATAATACATTTAGATTGGAGATATTCTTATGAACTTTGGACGTTTTACGCGTCTTACAGTGCGTCGAGGAAAGAATTTTTTCTCAAAAAATATTTCGTCAATTCAACTGATTGTTACCTATTATATTTTAATGACTCTTCTTGCACTTATTTTACTTTACTTGCCTATTTTTCGAAAACCAGATGTATATGTTTCGTTTATCGACATGTTCTTTATGGCAATTAGTACGATTAGTGTGACTGGCTTGTCCACTTTTCCAATTGATGAGGTATTTAATGAACGTGGCGTCATTTTACTAGAAATTCTCTTTCAAATTGGTGGCTTGGGTGTCATGATGATTTCGACCTTTTTCTTTATTGTTTCACGGCGTAAAATCTCATTGAAACAGCGTCAATTAATCATGGCAGACATGAATCAGCCTCGTTTAAGCGGCATTGTGCGCATGATTCGTACAACATTTACAATTATTTTAGTATGTCAGCTGATTGGCGGTGCCGTCTTTGGCATTTATTTCAAAGTCATGGGTTATTATGACCGCTGGCTAGATGCACTTTTTTATGGATTGTATCAAGCCATCTCTGCGGTAACCAACTCTGGTTTTGATGTGACCGGTGAATCAATTGTTCCTTACGCAAACGACAATCTCTTTTTAGTAGCAATCATGTTTTTAATTTTTATTGGAGGCATTGGCTTTCCGGTAATTATGGATTTTCGAGAATGGATTGGTTATCAAGTGTTTAAAAAGAAACGCCAGTTACCTTTCCGTTTCACCCTATTTACCAAAATTGCTTTCTTAGCATTCGTCATTTTATTCATTGGCGGTACCTTAACGATTTTCTTCCTAGAAAAAGATCATCTCTTTCGAAATATGACTGCAGTAGGGCAATGGGTTAATAGCATGTTCTACTCAATGACTACACGAAATGCTGGGTTACAGATTCATGATTTGAATGAATTTCAAACAACTACTCTAATGATTTTTTCAGTATTAATGTTCATCGGGTGTAGCCCTAGTTCCGTTGGTGGGGGTGTTCGAACAACGACTGTCGCCATTATTGGTTTGTATTTAATTTCGTTTTTAAAAAGTGAAAGCCATATTAACATTTTTGGTCGCAAAATTGCCAATGATGATGTACGTAAATCAGTTGTTGTCTTCATGTTATCTCTATTAATGTGCTTTGCTTGCGTCATTTTCTTAACTGCTACAGAAGATGTCTCCTTAATTTCCATTATTGTAGAAGTGACTTCCGCATTTGGAACGACAGGATTATCCCTAGGAATCACCTCGGAACTTTCTGTAATCGGCAAACTGATTATTGCTTTACTAATGTTTATTGGACGGATTGGGATGTTGTATACTCTATTGTTATTTATCCCTAAAGAAACAAGAGATTTAGGATACGAATATCCTACTGAAAAAATTATTATTGGTTAAAAAAATACCCTTTGCTTAGCAATCTAGGCAAGGGGTATTTGCTTGTTTACCTAAGTAACTACCTAGGGATACTATTTTGTTAATTCTTTTCGGGTTTTTGCAGATATTTTTTGCCAAACGAGATTGTAGGAAAGTTGAATCATCTGTTC includes:
- a CDS encoding MetQ/NlpA family ABC transporter substrate-binding protein; this translates as MKKGWNKVVTGILTVGALTLLGACGSGNTTETDSSSEAKAEVVRLGVVGENNEAWEHVQKELKDKENIDLEIVKFTDYRGPITALEDGSIDLHSSLTEIYMDNVNKEGGFHNTTIAYTTLNPLGIFSNKIKDVSELKDGATVALPNDVSNESRALLLLQTAGLIELDPEKGFMPTVNDIIANPKDLKFDLLDANQTIRVLDDVDIACVNNNVAVDAGHIPTEDAIFLEPIADSSKPYYNVIAAREEEKDKEIYQTVVKYYQTDEVKKIIEETTKKSSVPVW
- the lepB gene encoding signal peptidase I: MKEFMKNWGTFIFFVVLLLILRLFVVTPVSVKGHSMDPTLADGQKLFTFQLSKIERFDIITTQEPDDLEKLAVKRVIGMPGDNVQMKNDVLTVNGEKVEETYLTEYKEKFADNKLQTEYGYNTSFQQTAERALTFTNDFSYNVPEGKYFVLGDNRLISKDSRIFGFVDESMVQGEVFMRYWPLNEISLIK
- a CDS encoding TrkH family potassium uptake protein; its protein translation is MNFGRFTRLTVRRGKNFFSKNISSIQLIVTYYILMTLLALILLYLPIFRKPDVYVSFIDMFFMAISTISVTGLSTFPIDEVFNERGVILLEILFQIGGLGVMMISTFFFIVSRRKISLKQRQLIMADMNQPRLSGIVRMIRTTFTIILVCQLIGGAVFGIYFKVMGYYDRWLDALFYGLYQAISAVTNSGFDVTGESIVPYANDNLFLVAIMFLIFIGGIGFPVIMDFREWIGYQVFKKKRQLPFRFTLFTKIAFLAFVILFIGGTLTIFFLEKDHLFRNMTAVGQWVNSMFYSMTTRNAGLQIHDLNEFQTTTLMIFSVLMFIGCSPSSVGGGVRTTTVAIIGLYLISFLKSESHINIFGRKIANDDVRKSVVVFMLSLLMCFACVIFLTATEDVSLISIIVEVTSAFGTTGLSLGITSELSVIGKLIIALLMFIGRIGMLYTLLLFIPKETRDLGYEYPTEKIIIG